The Amycolatopsis sp. NBC_01480 genome segment GACAGCGCGCCCTGCGAAGTGCCGTGATACGCCAGCGCTCGGCTGATCACCTTGTGCTTCGTGGGCTTGCCGACGAGCTTGAAGTACTGCTTCGCGAGCTTCCACGCCGTCTCGACGGACTCCCCGCCGCTGACGGTGAAGAAGACGCGGTTCAGGTCGCCGGGCGAAGCGGCGGTCAGGCGCTCCGCCAGCTGGATCGCCGACGGGTGCGCGTGGCCCCACAACGGGAAGTACGCGAGTTGCTTCGTCTGCCGTGCGGCGGCCTCGGCCAGTTCCTCACGGCCGTGCCCGGCCTGCACGGCGAACAGGCCGGCCAGCCCGTCCAGGTAACGCTTGCCGCGCGCATCCCAGATGTAGGCGCCCTCGCCGCGCACGATCACCGGCACTTCGGCGGACTCGAAGCCGGAATGGCGCGTGAAATGCAGCCAGAGGTTGTCACGGGCGGCGGCGGCCAGGGCGGTCGCGTCGGTGGGTTCGGCGGTGGTGCTCATGGCTCCCTCGAAACGGCCTCGGGGCTGCCGGCACGCATGGCGCGCACCGGCCGGACCTCTCGGTTATCGCACGAGCAGACCCATCGTCGCAAGTGGATCGGTTGAAACCAGAGGTTTACACAACCGATTCAAAGCTGATTTGGGCGATCAACCTTCGGATTTAGTCGTCACCCTCAGCGCACACCCCACTGGTACGACTGTTTCCGCAGCTTGAGGTAGACGAGCACCTCCGCATTGCGCACGCCGGGCAGCGCGCGGATGCGGTTGGACGTCAGGTCGAGCAGCGCTTCGTCGTCGGCGCACACCGCCTCGCACAGCACGTCGAAGCGGCCGGCGCACAGCACCACGTAGTCGATCTCGTTCATCTCGGCGAGCGCGTCGGCGACCGGCTCGAGCGGACCGTCCACATTGATCGCCACCATCGCCTGCCGGAACAGCCCGACCTGCAAGGGATCCGACACCGCGACGATCTGGATGACCCCGGAGTCCGAGAGCCGCTGCACGCGCTGGCGGACGGCGGCCTCGGACAGCCCGACGGCCTTGCCGATCGTGGCGTACGCCCGCCGCCCGTCCTCCTGCAGCTGCGCGATGATCTGCTTGGAGAGGTCGTCGATCACCGGCGGCGCGGTCCGGCTCGGGTTCGGTTCCTGGCTGCTCACCACCGGATCATCCCCTCCACCGGCGAGCGCGGGCAAACCGGCGGCCACCGTGTCACCCGGCTCCGAATCGTCACCGAAAGCGACCGTCCGACCAGCGCCAACAACGGATTTAGTCGTCTTTGTGGCGTTGACAACACTGAATCAGTGCTGTTCCATCCGTCGAAACATTCCGCCGCTGACGGAGGGACACCGCCCATGCCCCCTAACCCGGCCCCCACCGAACCCGGCCTGTCCGGCACCGCGGAAGCCACTGCGGAGCCGCCCGCCCGCCGTGGCCTCACCCGCTCGATCGGCGTCGGCGGCGGCACTCTGCTGACGCTCAGCTGTGTGACGCCCGCGTCCTCCCTGTTCGTCCTGGTGCCCCCGCTCTTCGCCCAGCTCGGCACCGGCACCGCGCTGGCCATCGCGCTCGCCGTGCTGCTGTGCGTCGGGATCGCCTTCTGCTATTCCGAGCTCGGCACGCTCGTGCCCAGCGCCGGCGGCGAGTACGCCATGGTGACGACGGTGCTCAACCGGTTCGCCGGCTGGATCACCTTCGTGCTGTCGTTCATCGTCATCCTGGTGGTGCCGCCGATTATCGCGATCGGCGTGGCCGACTACGTCGGCGCGATCGTGCACGTCGACCCGTCGGTGGCCGGCGCGATCGTCATGCTCGCCTCCACCGTGATCGGCCTGCTGAACCTGCGCTCCAACGCCTGGCTCACCGGGATCTTCCTCGCGATCGAGGTCGTCGCGATCGTCGTCGTCTCCGTGCTGGGCTTCGGCCACGTCAGCCGCTCGGCCGCGGTGCTGGTGAAGCCGAGTTTCGACGGGGTCAACGCCATCGGGCTGACGGCGGTGATCGCCGGGCTGGCCGTGGCGCTGTTCGTGGTGCAGGGCTTCTCCACCGCCGTCTACCTCGCCGAGGAGATGCGGGAGCCGCACAAAACGGTGTCCCGCACGGTGTTCTGGACGCTCGGCATCAGCGCGCTGGTGATCCTCGTGCCGGTCGTCGCGATCACGCTGGGCCTGCCGGACCTCGGCTCGCTCGGCGCGGTGGACATCACCGCGCTGGTGGTGGGCTGGAGCAACTCGACGTTCGGCACGATCATCAGCCTGTGCATCGCGGCGGCGATCGTGAACGCCGTGATCGTGATGGTCATCCAGAACTCGCGGGTGCTGTTCGCCTCCGGCCGCGACCAGGCCTGGCCCGA includes the following:
- a CDS encoding Lrp/AsnC family transcriptional regulator, with protein sequence MSSQEPNPSRTAPPVIDDLSKQIIAQLQEDGRRAYATIGKAVGLSEAAVRQRVQRLSDSGVIQIVAVSDPLQVGLFRQAMVAINVDGPLEPVADALAEMNEIDYVVLCAGRFDVLCEAVCADDEALLDLTSNRIRALPGVRNAEVLVYLKLRKQSYQWGVR
- a CDS encoding APC family permease; protein product: MPPNPAPTEPGLSGTAEATAEPPARRGLTRSIGVGGGTLLTLSCVTPASSLFVLVPPLFAQLGTGTALAIALAVLLCVGIAFCYSELGTLVPSAGGEYAMVTTVLNRFAGWITFVLSFIVILVVPPIIAIGVADYVGAIVHVDPSVAGAIVMLASTVIGLLNLRSNAWLTGIFLAIEVVAIVVVSVLGFGHVSRSAAVLVKPSFDGVNAIGLTAVIAGLAVALFVVQGFSTAVYLAEEMREPHKTVSRTVFWTLGISALVILVPVVAITLGLPDLGSLGAVDITALVVGWSNSTFGTIISLCIAAAIVNAVIVMVIQNSRVLFASGRDQAWPEPVNRLLSVVSERFGSPWVATLVVGLSEAVLCFVPVETLSGVTGVAVVALYLAVAATVLGARRATHRRPQVWRMPGWPVVPIVVVLALAYVLVEQSALDLGITAAVLVVSGLYWFGYLRRRADRWLVTVPGA